The Aphidius gifuensis isolate YNYX2018 linkage group LG2, ASM1490517v1, whole genome shotgun sequence DNA window TCCATTGTTTGAGTCACTTTGAATCAACTTGGCAAAACTCCGTTGTCATAGCTTTTGTAAAACACACCCCTTTTCCTTTCCTCCTCATCCAAATTAcccaaaataatttataatattattaaggattaaaaaaaaaacaattggagTCATAAAAACGCCCTGACGACAATCTTATTGATTACACACACTGACTCATAagtcaataatattgttatctctttaaaatattaataataatatttttaaattttatttaacaatttttcataaaatattatttaattgtttttgtgttttttttttttgtattttaattatgacgTTTAAATGAGTGTGAAAACGTCAGTTTGACATTCACCTCAACGAGGAATTATTTTGCCGAATAACAAACCTgtgtctttttattattattatcagcgtattttttttttttttttaattatatgtgAAGTTGCGCACAAACGTtgcacaatattttttttatcgattttGGAGCATTTTGGCTCTTTGGAGAGCTCCAAAATGCGCAAggtgattttaaataaaaaaaatatttcctacagttaaatataattaatataattatttatacataaattaattaattatctattcaattttaataatataaatttttaattatttaatataaattaaggGTGTAGCTTTTTTACCGACTGGGTCAAAGATGACGTTGACgtcttgagaaaaaaaaaaaaagtgcaattgttgttgttattattattatacaatatcattagataaaaaaaaaaaaaaaaattgtctattGCTGCCACGTTCAGGTACTGAATGATcaccattattttcattttatatttttttttttttgacagtaCAAATATAGTTGCGTAgcctgtataaaaaaaatcatcagcaTACTCAAGTACGAcctaattattattgtgacGATTACATGACTCTCATGtggtcaaaaattaataataaatttgttttataattaaataaaattaaccgGTGAGTTATTGGTTATATAAAATCaagtgaattattaattttgtgtcatgataatatttaattttcgtgGAAAACacccaaatttttatttttttttacaactaaaattaattattcaagctagacttaaaattttttttaacataaaaaattaataatataatatttaattgatatattgtttaaataaaaaatttaatttttaatttatttttattttttatcattaattaattgtaatatttcaatttggagtaatttttttgtgtttgtatttttttgttgttacaGATGATGAAGCTGTGGTTTGTGTTGGTGCATATTGCCTTGGTTGGTACAAATATCTGGGCAACAGCTCATTATCATGATGAAATGCCAGAGGATAATGAATTTGCTGAATTTGAAGATTTTGAAGATGATAGACCAAAAAAGCTAGCCAGTACAGTTGATCaacaatcatcaaataaattagaattaaATCAAGTATCAGAAGAGGATGATATTGAGATTGAGGATGAGGTTGATACTGAGTTTGATCATTTtcaagatgatgaagaatttGAGGGACTAGATGGTCCAACAAAAAATCCATCAAAAACAGATGAACCATcaacattaacaataacaaaagtaCCACTTCATTTACGTGATAGATGGGATTCATATTatcttgaaatattaatgataattggtcttgttgtttattttataaattatattattggtagatcaaaaaatataaatattgctgAAAATTGGCTTAATGAAAATCGTCAAatacttgatgataatttttcacttGTTGGTGATACTGGTAAAGGACTTGAAGATACAAATGATGAtggttttataaaagaaaGTGAATCACAATATTCAGTATATTGTTCTGGTAGAGTTGGCTGTGAATCAatgttaattgaattaaaattaattaaaagacaAGATCTTGTTGCAATAATATCACAAATAATTAGACCACAAAATGATCaagcaatatttttagaaatttaaatattggtGTTGCAGCAATTGACTTACCATTGCATATTTGACCAGCTGGTTTTTTTGTCATGTCAGAAGTTGCTGAAGCTGCATCAGCTATTTTGGATACTCGTGTTTtacaaatattcaataaatatccaCAATTTATTGACTATATTCACATAAGTGATCAGTACAGTGGTGTCAAGCAACAAGAGTAcgtataaaacaataaatataacatgaaaattgtgttaatttaatttaatttacagagATGCTGGTGCATTAACAATGCCTGAAGTTAAACGAGTTCTTCTTGTTGGATTAAACATAAGTGTCaaaggaaaattattaaataatgatacacaAGATAAAATGAAATCACTTCttcaatttacattttatatacttgataaattacGAAGATTTAGATTATCAAAAGAAGCCAAAAATAAAACCGATAAAAATCGTTTAAAAGTTGaagaaacttttttaaaaacaactcATGCAGCCCGTGCTGAAGCAGCAGCACAAAAACGTGAAGATAAAAGACAAGCTGAAAAAGAACGTATATTATTAGAAGAAGATCCTGATAAACAACGTAAATGGgaagaaaaagaacaaaaaagaTTAGCAAAAAAAAGAGCACCAAGAATGAAACAACTTAAAGTCAAAGCactttgatttatcaaaacaattcatttctttttttttaatttttaattattattatttcattgaaatttatcatatacgtaataaaaaaaaaataataacaatatctagaaaattgatatttttaatttacaaaatttaccatttaaaattcatttaattatttcgtACAAAGTACATTATAACTgccaaaattttcatcaatttacaatttaaaaaataaaatatatatatgaaaataatgtataatttattgtacataataataaacaattgtttaacaaataaatgatcaaaataaatataataaaaataggaaGAAATCTagtgattttaattaataacaaaaaaaacatttataaataacaaaataataatttttaaatgcaatttaaatcattatcataataattttgtttttcattaaggTACAAGTTGttctttttatcatcattatcaatattattatcaacaagtaCAGAATTACGTTGAAtaacaatttttgaaaataaaaaattttgataagacACATAATCAGTTATGACAATATTAAGACCACCATAACCAggacaattattttcaatccAATTATCAGATGTTGTTCTACAAAGTGTTGCTAAATCACGATGTAATGATCCACaaatatgtttaaatatataacttttatttgGTGTTAATAAACACTGTGATACAAAACCagcatcatttaattttgtttttaatcttgtatttaaaaaatcaattaatttatgtggATTAACAGTATTTGGCCATGGTGTAGGCCATAAATTACTTGGccaaaaatcaatttcaacATTACAAATATcatttctatatataattattaattgataactTTTATCATTCATCATGTCAATTGTTATTTGTGTTAAATCCATTGTTGATGGacatattttatgattaaatatattttttaatttatcaacaaacatATTGTGAtgacatttattaaataaataaaaatgttgacaatcaattattaatttttcaccaGGATGATTGTTTAACCAAAttgatatttcatataaatattttgttatttcatcacCAAATAGACCATGAAGAAAATAGAtgtcattatttgatttttttgctAATCTAAAATCCAAGTATCTTATTCCACCATTTAATTGTTCAGTTATTGTATCGTATTGTGTTACAGACCAATTGAATATCAATGGTTTTAATAGTATACCAAAATATTTACCAAGAAGTCGAAGATACTTTGATTCATCAGGACCAACATCATTGTTACGTTCAATTGTGTAGGTCATTGTGTTATGAGaacctaaataaataaaacttattattattttttatgaatgcatattaattattgataattaatttttatcttgaagcTTATTATGTTTGACATGAAGTCTTATTATCAACTGAGAATGTGGTGACATTGAATGTACATGTTTACTCTTGTTACGTAAAACactgctttatttttttcttttatttattttaatttattcttgaactcatttaaagaaatttgatattaatatttttatgagctCATTGATTTATAGACAAagagaaaaacaaatacataatTCTCCttgttttgtttgttaattaaaatcaactaatttgtgttgaataaaaagataaaaaaagatttttttttttgttaaattaattaattaaaaatcttaaTGAGCTTACCAGGAATTGCAAGATTAATTATTGGCAATGATTTGAGACATGGAGGTAGATTTGTCATCCAAAATTccaaattatcatttaaaattattttatttatgttgctTTGATGATTGTCCATGTTGACAACAACCGGTGAATCATCAATGTAATCCATTTCGATTTTCGatgatatttaattgacaaaaataattaaacactgttgtacaattaatataaattttttttttattatattaagggagtaaaaaaacaaaataatgtttattattatttccctatttttttttttttttgctaaattaAATTGCAATGGCTGATGTGTTGTTGACACTTGACTGTGTCACTTGTGAGTGTCAAGTGAATGTGTTAGCTGCATTTCAACAAGCTGTAAcctgattattttaattttatttacttgatttaaaaaaaaaataaaatatttatatactgttCATATTGGAGTACTGCAAATTGCAATTTAATGTACGGCACTGTTATTGTTTACAATTGAAAAGTTAACTTAACCTCTAAATAGTAAATACATTTAAACTGTCGTtaagtattatatttatttctattttatttcgtAAAataggtaaatattattaacttgaatttctttattactgctgtatttttaaaaagaaaaaaatttatttaatttatttaaaaatgattatacaTAGTTATTacaaactattaaaaaaaaaaaaaattcttaaaattgTCATCATCAAGTTGTTAATCACAGTTAATCATTTTGAAGACGAATTATCAAGTTTAGTAAACTTTAAGTAAATTCCATTCAATGGCTCCAAAGAAAAACCTCGTGTACTAAATTTATATGGTATATCTGTTTTATCACAAACATCAACACGATAACGTTCTAGAATTTTAATCAGCCCAACTTTTGATTGTTGATAAGCGAATCTCAttcctaaaaaatttaataatttatttttatttcaatcgttcatcaatcatttttattttctaaacttACCAACACAGTTTCTTGGTCCTTCTCCAAagctataataatattattaattatcattaaataataatacttgaatttacaaatgttttagaaaaaaaaataatgtatttaaatatacctGAGAAAACTCATTGGATGTCGAGACTGAATAGCTTCTGGACTAAAATTTTCTGGATTAAAAACTTCTGGATTTGGATAAATTTTTGGATCATAATGTATTCCATAAACTGGAAAtgcaatttttgaattttttggaaTTGTTACATTTGTTCCAGACAATGTATACTCAGTATTGGATCCACGAATCAACATTGGAATTGGAGAAAATTTACGTAGAGTTTCTGTTACggtagaaattattatttaatatttaatattactattactttattaatttttaatacctcTAAAAACTTTTTCCATAAACACCATATTTTTAACAGAATCATAAGTCCATTTTCCACCATTTGCTTCTTTTGTTTCTTTAATTTCTTGTCTCAATTgatcttgataattttcataCTGTGCTAATTCATAAAGAGCATGGCTTATTGTtgaagctaaaaaataaattaaacaaattattattaaatttataaataaataatttataaacaacttACATGATGTCTCAAATccagccaaaaaaaatataaacaattgtgATGCTAAAAAACTatcagttaatttaatttctggTAATTTATCTGGATTATCTTCAATTTCCATGAGATACTGAAGAAAATCATTacgtgttaaattatttttacgtctATAATTCATTGTATCTCTCattgtattgataaaaaaatttgtaacttcagtatcatcaacaattgaacccaaaaattcataaattgaaggaaataattctctcaattgaaataataatatttttttaaaactcataTGAAATACTCGTTTACCCATTTtacgaaatttattatcatcatcattcattGCATTAATTTCTAGACCAAATGCACAAACACCAATAACATCAATTGTAAATCTAGCTGTTAAATCACGtgcttcaataatattatttttatcaataattttatccatAACAGTTTGTAAATTATCACCACAATTaagtattaaattaaacatatcttttaattttccagATGTAAATACTggtgataatttatttctcaatGGTCTCCATCTTGCATACTCAAGATGTAGCAATGTTTGTGATAAAGGCTCAGCTTTTTCAAATACTCTCATTGGTCTAtcagaaaattttgaaaaatcactgataaaaatatctttaataAGATCCAAATCTCTCAACAACAGTATTGGTTCACgacgaaaaaataaaccaaccattttttcatttttataatcattataataatcttGGACCAATTGGCCAACTGATTTTTTTCCAGTTATTAGATCACTTATATTACCAAGAAGTGGTACAGGTTTGGGACCTGGTACACCACGTTCATGCCAAAAATTATATGTTGAAATTGaccaacaataaattaaaacacccaaaacaaaaataccacTTGTTAATTCTAATATcatgatgaatttatattttattaattcaatttgttcatgtcaagttaaattatattcatgtgACTTTCGTTGTGGTCTCACACGTAAACTGATGTCGTtgaatcaatttatatattatacatcaTATTTACTTAGTGTATCATCATGatgacttttaaaaaaactgagATAATCCAAGATTAAACAAAAAGCTGAAACctgtttgtgttttttttcacaatgatTATATAACgcgcaatatttttttttcttttatacaaTGCTATACGTATACGTATGTATGATGAATGATGTTGACGGTCAATTAGTTTATACCCAcacacaataaaatattatctttatattttatgccttcatgattattaaaaattatatataaaattggttTATGCGATAAGAGAGCTCAAgtggtatattttttgtattattcaatgttaaaaataaaagttaatttttaaaaatattagcttCTGATTAATATAAGTGTTTTTTGCTTTGAATTAATATAAGCTGgtgattaatataattaaaacttgCTTAAGCAATCAGTtgaagattaaataaataatgagacaaaaaaatattcaacttttGATCACTTGTAGAGACACAACTGAGAATATTATaatgtattcttttttttttttttattacataaataaaaagagtaaATTATAAAGTGGGAGATATCGCGAAGTTTTACGTAATGATCAAggttaaaaaatgataatattttttaataaaaccgatttttttaaatacaagaaaataatatcctgacatttttaaaatttatttttaattttatattttgctttgaattacatttttgtatattgtttttttatatttatttcatagacaacaaaaaagaaaagggaaaattgtttttaatttattttttaaatctttgtaAATTTAAGATAAATTCCATTTAGTGGAGCAAGTAGAAAACCTTTTGGATTGACCTTGTATGGaatttctgttttttcacAAACAtctacataatatttttctagcaTTTTGATGATTCCAACTTTTGATTGTTGATAGGCAAATCGTGCacctaataaatttaataaaaaattaatttttaaaatcaatttacattattttatttttttatattaatatcatacCAACGCAATTCCTTGGACCATCTCCAAAAGCTTGAAAACTCATTGGATGCCTTGATTTTATTGCTTTATCAGTAAAATTATACGGATTAAATATTTctggatttttataaaatttcggATCGAAATGAATCCCTTGAACTGCAATAAagattaatgtattttttggaATTGTTAGATTTGTTCCAGAGAATGTATATTCAGATGTAGATTTTCGACTGAGCATGGTTCCTATTGGATACTTTCTCAGTGTCTCTAAAACAAgaacaaatatttgtttaatatttatttattttaataataaacttaattatattatacctTTAAATAAcatgtctaaaaatttcatattttttacagAATCATATGTTAATTTTCCATCATTAGCAGACAAAGTATCTCGTATTTCTTCTCTAAGTTTATCTTGATAATCATGATGCTGGGCAAGTTCATAAAGCATATTGGTCATCGTTGAagctgataataaattaataattaacttatattgtaatttaaataagtttgcttatatataaaaatactaacATGATGTTTCAAAaccagctaaaaaaaatataaataattgtgatgCTAACAATTCATCAGTTAATTTAATCTCAGGCAATTTTTCAGGATTATCTTTAATTTCCATAAGATAATCCAAAAAATCATgacgatatattttattttcacgtcTATAAGCCATTGTGTCcttcattattttgataaaaaaatttgtaatactATGTCTTTTAACAATTGGtgctaaaaattcataaactgatggaaaaaaatctcttagttgatataaaaaaacttttttccatgtaaacttaaatatttgttttccCATTTTACgaaattcattatcatcatcattcattGCATTAATTTCTAATCCAAATACACATGTGCCAATGACATCAGTTGTATATCTTGCTGTTAAATCACGtgcttcaataatattatttttatcaataacattGTCCATATGTTTTTGTAACATATCaccacaatttaataatagataaaacatatcttttaattttccagATGTAAACACCGGTGATAATTTATGTCTAAGTGGACGCCATCGTTTTGTTTCAAGtactaataaattttgtgataatGGATCAGCTTTTTCATATGTTTTTAGTGCTCTAtcagaaaattttgaaaaatcactTATAAGAACATCTTTAATTAGATCTAAACttcttattaataatactggTTCACGTCTAGAGAATAATCCAACATATGGTAAATcactattatcatcataatatttttttaaacaatcacCAATTGATTGTTTTCCACGTATTACATCACCAATATTTCCAACTAGTGGTGTTGGTGCTGGTCCTGTTACACCACGATCACTCCAAAATGTAAAACTTGAGATGGACCATTTGTAAATCATTAGCATCAAGACAAATAGACCAGCAATTATTTCCAGTATCATTATTAGTACCAAGTAATTTAACaactaaaacaaaaataatcttagaatttttaaactttattaaatAAGACTTATAAAACAGGCTAGATATTATACCGTCTTCTAAATTCAATCAACACTAAATGCAAAcgtattgattgaaaaaatataattaaaaatttgaaaaaaatttattt harbors:
- the LOC122849809 gene encoding LOW QUALITY PROTEIN: PAT complex subunit CCDC47 (The sequence of the model RefSeq protein was modified relative to this genomic sequence to represent the inferred CDS: inserted 1 base in 1 codon; substituted 1 base at 1 genomic stop codon), with translation MRKMMKLWFVLVHIALVGTNIWATAHYHDEMPEDNEFAEFEDFEDDRPKKLASTVDQQSSNKLELNQVSEEDDIEIEDEVDTEFDHFQDDEEFEGLDGPTKNPSKTDEPSTLTITKVPLHLRDRWDSYYLEILMIIGLVVYFINYIIGRSKNINIAENWLNENRQILDDNFSLVGDTGKGLEDTNDDGFIKESESQYSVYCSGRVGCESMLIELKLIKRQDLVAIISQIIRPQNDQXNIFRNLNIGVAAIDLPLHIXPAGFFVMSEVAEAASAILDTRVLQIFNKYPQFIDYIHISDQYSGVKQQEDAGALTMPEVKRVLLVGLNISVKGKLLNNDTQDKMKSLLQFTFYILDKLRRFRLSKEAKNKTDKNRLKVEETFLKTTHAARAEAAAQKREDKRQAEKERILLEEDPDKQRKWEEKEQKRLAKKRAPRMKQLKVKAL
- the LOC122849810 gene encoding PI-PLC X domain-containing protein 3, whose amino-acid sequence is MDYIDDSPVVVNMDNHQSNINKIILNDNLEFWMTNLPPCLKSLPIINLAIPGSHNTMTYTIERNNDVGPDESKYLRLLGKYFGILLKPLIFNWSVTQYDTITEQLNGGIRYLDFRLAKKSNNDIYFLHGLFGDEITKYLYEISIWLNNHPGEKLIIDCQHFYLFNKCHHNMFVDKLKNIFNHKICPSTMDLTQITIDMMNDKSYQLIIIYRNDICNVEIDFWPSNLWPTPWPNTVNPHKLIDFLNTRLKTKLNDAGFVSQCLLTPNKSYIFKHICGSLHRDLATLCRTTSDNWIENNCPGYGGLNIVITDYVSYQNFLFSKIVIQRNSVLVDNNIDNDDKKNNLYLNEKQNYYDNDLNCI
- the LOC122849804 gene encoding probable cytochrome P450 6a13, with the translated sequence MILELTSGIFVLGVLIYCWSISTYNFWHERGVPGPKPVPLLGNISDLITGKKSVGQLVQDYYNDYKNEKMVGLFFRREPILLLRDLDLIKDIFISDFSKFSDRPMRVFEKAEPLSQTLLHLEYARWRPLRNKLSPVFTSGKLKDMFNLILNCGDNLQTVMDKIIDKNNIIEARDLTARFTIDVIGVCAFGLEINAMNDDDNKFRKMGKRVFHMSFKKILLFQLRELFPSIYEFLGSIVDDTEVTNFFINTMRDTMNYRRKNNLTRNDFLQYLMEIEDNPDKLPEIKLTDSFLASQLFIFFLAGFETSSSTISHALYELAQYENYQDQLRQEIKETKEANGGKWTYDSVKNMVFMEKVFRETLRKFSPIPMLIRGSNTEYTLSGTNVTIPKNSKIAFPVYGIHYDPKIYPNPEVFNPENFSPEAIQSRHPMSFLSFGEGPRNCVGMRFAYQQSKVGLIKILERYRVDVCDKTDIPYKFSTRGFSLEPLNGIYLKFTKLDNSSSK
- the LOC122849807 gene encoding cytochrome P450 6A1-like, whose translation is MILEIIAGLFVLMLMIYKWSISSFTFWSDRGVTGPAPTPLVGNIGDVIRGKQSIGDCLKKYYDDNSDLPYVGLFSRREPVLLIRSLDLIKDVLISDFSKFSDRALKTYEKADPLSQNLLVLETKRWRPLRHKLSPVFTSGKLKDMFYLLLNCGDMLQKHMDNVIDKNNIIEARDLTARYTTDVIGTCVFGLEINAMNDDDNEFRKMGKQIFKFTWKKVFLYQLRDFFPSVYEFLAPIVKRHSITNFFIKIMKDTMAYRRENKIYRHDFLDYLMEIKDNPEKLPEIKLTDELLASQLFIFFLAGFETSSSTMTNMLYELAQHHDYQDKLREEIRDTLSANDGKLTYDSVKNMKFLDMLFKETLRKYPIGTMLSRKSTSEYTFSGTNLTIPKNTLIFIAVQGIHFDPKFYKNPEIFNPYNFTDKAIKSRHPMSFQAFGDGPRNCVGARFAYQQSKVGIIKMLEKYYVDVCEKTEIPYKVNPKGFLLAPLNGIYLKFTKI